One segment of Pyrococcus sp. ST04 DNA contains the following:
- a CDS encoding toprim domain-containing protein, with amino-acid sequence MTIVDVRILVEGASDVEVVSKALQGLALGSEYNITISSIIPTTNIEIAKSAAAGADLLIIATDADRVGRELAEKLFNELSEMVGHIERMKLPLGHDLEHIDVELVRKELKNALVRAGLKTLQRLPEYMELRKDYLDLKGKFEVLQKENEELKKKIEELEKKYQEAQESLKSVEAENSRLMELVKKRAKVYSLRDKWNEMFPGVEVPAEEMFSKAVQTLGFAGKVIVGQGFIYAEDEKLLEELLRTVYLALKLTESREEVIEEETEILEEGEKIEEATEIIEERGGEEGSGE; translated from the coding sequence ATGACAATTGTTGATGTGAGAATCCTCGTTGAAGGGGCAAGTGACGTTGAAGTTGTTAGCAAAGCACTTCAGGGCTTAGCACTTGGAAGCGAATACAACATAACAATCTCCTCGATAATTCCAACAACGAATATTGAGATTGCAAAAAGCGCCGCTGCTGGCGCAGATTTGCTGATAATAGCCACAGACGCTGACAGAGTTGGAAGGGAGCTAGCAGAAAAACTGTTCAACGAACTCAGCGAGATGGTTGGACATATTGAAAGAATGAAACTACCTCTCGGACACGACCTCGAGCATATAGACGTGGAACTTGTGAGAAAAGAGTTGAAGAACGCCCTAGTCAGGGCTGGGCTAAAAACCTTACAGAGGCTTCCAGAATACATGGAACTCAGAAAAGACTATCTCGACCTAAAAGGAAAATTTGAGGTATTGCAAAAGGAAAATGAAGAGCTAAAAAAGAAAATCGAAGAGCTTGAAAAGAAGTACCAAGAAGCCCAAGAATCTCTAAAAAGTGTAGAAGCTGAGAATTCAAGGTTAATGGAGCTGGTTAAGAAGAGGGCAAAGGTCTACAGCTTAAGGGACAAGTGGAACGAGATGTTCCCAGGAGTAGAAGTTCCGGCCGAGGAGATGTTCAGCAAAGCCGTGCAAACGCTTGGATTCGCAGGGAAGGTAATCGTTGGCCAAGGGTTCATATACGCTGAAGATGAAAAACTACTCGAGGAGCTTCTAAGAACTGTGTATCTAGCCCTGAAGCTAACTGAGAGTAGGGAGGAAGTCATCGAAGAGGAAACCGAAATTCTAGAAGAAGGGGAAAAGATAGAAGAAGCAACAGAAATAATCGAGGAGAGAGGAGGAGAGGAAGGAAGTGGAGAGTGA
- the xerA gene encoding site-specific tyrosine recombinase/integron integrase codes for MYTYFLSKFFEEGYSPTARDALKFLAKLRKKGYSMRSINLAIQALKAYLRFEGLEGEAERLKNPKVPRTLPKSLTRDEIKKLISVIDSSRDKIIVLLMYTAGLRISEVCNLRIEDVDFENSVIRVRGGKGGKDRIIPIPRELLEEIKNYLRARKDSSPYLFVEKRRKNKDKLSTKAVWRLIKKYGEKAGINLTPHQLRHSFATHMLERGIDIRIIQELLGHANLSTTQIYTKVTAKHLREAVEKAKLIEDLMEGR; via the coding sequence ATGTACACCTATTTCCTTTCAAAATTTTTTGAAGAGGGTTATTCTCCCACTGCCAGGGACGCCCTCAAGTTTCTAGCAAAGCTGAGAAAAAAAGGTTATTCAATGAGGAGCATAAACCTGGCAATTCAGGCCTTGAAAGCATACCTCAGGTTTGAGGGACTTGAAGGAGAAGCAGAAAGGCTGAAAAATCCGAAAGTACCAAGGACACTCCCAAAAAGTCTGACAAGGGATGAGATCAAGAAGCTGATAAGTGTTATCGACAGTTCTAGGGATAAAATAATAGTACTCCTCATGTATACAGCTGGCCTTAGAATTTCAGAGGTATGCAACTTAAGGATAGAGGATGTGGACTTTGAAAATTCCGTAATAAGGGTCAGAGGAGGAAAAGGTGGAAAAGACAGAATAATTCCAATACCCAGGGAGCTACTGGAAGAAATAAAGAACTATCTAAGAGCAAGAAAGGATTCAAGCCCTTATCTCTTCGTCGAAAAAAGAAGAAAAAACAAGGATAAGCTATCTACAAAAGCTGTTTGGAGGTTAATCAAGAAGTATGGAGAGAAAGCGGGAATAAACTTGACACCTCACCAGCTGAGGCATAGCTTTGCAACTCACATGCTCGAGAGGGGGATAGATATTAGGATAATTCAGGAACTTTTGGGACACGCAAACTTGTCAACTACACAGATATATACGAAAGTCACCGCCAAGCATTTGAGAGAGGCGGTTGAAAAGGCTAAACTCATTGAAGATCTTATGGAGGGTAGATAA